CGCTCCTGATCCTCAGCGGCTTCGGAATCAGCAGGTCTCCCAGCGCGAACGTGTGCCGCTCGTGCTCCTCCGCGAAGACGTGGCGGTAGATGTCCGCCGTCGTGCTCGGCCTCGAGTGCCCCAGCTTCTCGCTGACCACCTCCATCGGCACGCCCATGCTCAGCATCAGGCTGGCGTAGGTGTGCCGCAAGTCATGAAAGCGGACGGCGCCCAGCCCCGCCCGCTCGGCGATCTTCCCCGCCAGCTTGGTCAGCGAGTCCGGGTAGAGGCGCTCTCCCCTGGCATTGGTGAACACGTGGCTGGCCGCCCCCAGGCCCTCGGCCAGTTGATCCTGCTGATGCTTCCGGAGCAGCGCCACGGTGTCGGGAGCGAGATGCAGATCCCGCACCCCGGATTCTGTCTTCGGCTCCCCCAGGGTGGCCGTGCCATTCACCACGGTGATGTTCTCGCGGACCCGCAGTTGCGCCTTGTCCAGATCCAGGTGGGCCCATTTCAAGGCACAGACCTCTCCCCTTCTTAACCCGCTCGCGATGACGAACTCGAAGAGCAGGCCCAGGCGGTGCTCATGCGCCACCTTCAGGAAGGTGCCCACTTCCTCCGCGTCCAGGGCGCGGGCGGTCTTGCTCCGACGGAAGCTGGGCAGACGGGCCACCTCCGCAACGTTCCGGGCCACGATCTCGTCGAACACCGCCTCCTGCAGCGCCTGCCGCAGAATCACCCGCACCTGATGCAGCAGCGACTTCGAAAAGCCCTGGTCCGCCAGCTTGACGTAGGCGCCCCGCACCTCGCTGGGCTTAAGGTCCTGCAACTTGCGGTGGCCCAGCAGGGGGCTGAGATGCCGCTCGATGACGTAGGCGTAGTTGGCCAGGGTCTTCGGCGCGAGATT
The Deinococcus aerolatus genome window above contains:
- a CDS encoding tyrosine-type recombinase/integrase codes for the protein MKRRENGEGCVKKLPSGSYRWQVTLGFDERGKQLLKSGTEKTKKDADRARVQALVDHQRGLLPVPSQIRLADWLPRWLELKRPNLAPKTLANYAYVIERHLSPLLGHRKLQDLKPSEVRGAYVKLADQGFSKSLLHQVRVILRQALQEAVFDEIVARNVAEVARLPSFRRSKTARALDAEEVGTFLKVAHEHRLGLLFEFVIASGLRRGEVCALKWAHLDLDKAQLRVRENITVVNGTATLGEPKTESGVRDLHLAPDTVALLRKHQQDQLAEGLGAASHVFTNARGERLYPDSLTKLAGKIAERAGLGAVRFHDLRHTYASLMLSMGVPMEVVSEKLGHSRPSTTADIYRHVFAEEHERHTFALGDLLIPKPLRIRSAAKPIELDEDNERVA